The Onthophagus taurus isolate NC chromosome 6, IU_Otau_3.0, whole genome shotgun sequence region tacgcttgcattaacacattttattgatgataaaacaacaacaaataacGAAATAGTAGATAGTCTAACGATTAATCTGGCGGACGATTTCTTCATCGTGAATGCGCGTTGAGCGAAGACCAACGTGAAAGTGTAAATGAGTGACCAACTTGAGTAGTGCAGGTAGAGAGAACTAATCTACTTTCGGAGCGTAGTAAGATGTAAGTTTTAATTATACGAGGAGGGAgaaatcgttttaattaaagtatagGAATATAATGTTCAATAGTTGATCTGTGTTTTTGAGCTATACATTCAGCAATCCAAACGATATTACGACATTCTTGCTCTTTAAGTTTAACGTAGGAGTAAAAAACGCCAAAATGAAATTGTCTCATAAAACAGCATAAATGTAATCGAACTTCGTGTTCGAAAAAGTTATCTTCAAGTGTTTTATCGCCCAAATTATTTCCTGTTCCCTCAAAAATATGATCGTATTCATTGTAAAATTGGGCGATTGCTTTAACTTGTTCGtaatcttcagctttaattaattcgtttaaaCCATCGGGATTCATTTTTCCACATCTCGGATATAACTTGGCACGATCATCTTTACTTAGCTCAGTTCCAAACGAGTTTATAGTTATGATAATCGATCTTCTATCAGCTTCGAAAGCTAAAATTTCGCACATGCAATCAGCGGTTATTCCACCAATATCCTTACAAAGTTTATAAAATGCTTCTAAATACGCTTTGTATAAAGTATTCCGAATTATTTCAACGTTCATTTCATCCATATCATGTTCTGTTATGCAATCAACAAAAAACGGTCCTAACGGTGTATCAACAAGAACCGCGTTGTATAATTCAGCGGGAGTTGTTGCGACATGAATAGCTTCCATTTGCTCAAAACCACCCAAAGGATGACATTTCGGGATTAACTCAGAGATGTGTCTTTGATGTAAAGTTCCCGTTATCAATAAAACAATGTTATCTATCATATAACCGTAGGTTATAAAGTCTAAAAAATGTGATAAAGGTTGAACTGAATGACTTCTTAAGTGGTGAAATTCAATCGCGAGTCTTTCACGTAGTTTTTGATCCAACGTCGATACGGCTATGGGTGATGGCTCATTAGCCAGAAAATTTCCGTAATCTGTACCTTGAaggtgaatttttaaatcgtcgATGGTTTCACATTGGACTAAGTTGTTGTAATCGGCACGTtttaaaattccattttttaaaCCGCGACATAAACCATCTAAATAACCATGATCTGCGTTAAACAAACAGTTAcccattttttattgtaattaattaatttatattttgacattCGTTAATactattttgattaatttttgtcaaTTGTCCAACCAACTTTATTCGTTGTCAATGAATTTATTGATCATGAGTTATTAACTTATTACTGGTCGTTATATTatggataataataataataattcatttattgaCCTGATAACAAAAACctgatacaaaaatataataacatatcaaaataaaaatactattaattaaatcaagtCAACTCGGACGATTGTCAgaggaaaaatttttttgaaaaacgttttgaaaaatcacttttattcCTTgagaattttgcaattttcgccgattaagtttaaaaaattcttattaaatcaacttcttggaatatgagtataaaaatttcccaaagtattaataaaagtgtcctctaaccaccccgttttgaaaaataacttttagtttttgagaaaacaatattttaagtttttataaaattttcgatgttgcaattttcatctataactttcaaaattcgctgtaaaattaatttcttgaaggatccttgtggaaatatcaccaattattaattaaagtatcctctttttaatgcaaaaagccgttttgaaaaatcacttttagttcttgagaaataaatttttaaaataatcgacaattttctcgaagtttgcaattttcgccgattaagttttaaaaattcgtataaaatccacttcttggaatatgagtataaaaatttcccaaagtattaataaaagtgtcccctttccaatgaacaaccccgttttgaaaattaacttttagtttttgagaaaacaatatttgaagttttgataacattttcgatgttgcaattttcatcgataactttcaaaattcgctgtaaaattaatttcttgaaggatccttgtggaaatatcacccattattaattaaagtatcctctttttaatgcaaaaagctgttttgaaaaatcacttttagttcttgagaaataaatttttaaaataatcgacaCTTTTCTCGAagtttgcaattttcgccgattaagttttaaaaattcgtataaaatccacttcttggaatatgagtataaaaatttcccaaagtattaataaaagtgtcccctttccaatgaacaaccccgttttgaaaattaacttttagtttttgagaaaacaatatttgaagttttgataacattttcgatgttgcaattttcatctataactttcaaaattcgctataaaattaatttctggaaggatccttgtggaaatatcaccaattattaattaaagtatcctctttttaatgcaaaaagccgttttgaaaaatcacttttagttcttgagaaataaatttttaaaataatcgacaCTTTTCTCGAagtttgcaattttcgccgattaagttttaaaaattcgtataaaatccacttcttggaatatgagtataaaaatttcccaaagtattaataaaagtgtcccctttccaatgaacaaccccgttttgaaaattaacttttagtttttgagaaaacaatatttgaagttttgataacattttcgatgttgcaattttcatctataactttcaaaattcgctataaaattaatttctggaaggatccttgtggaaatatcaccaattattaattaaagtatcctctttttaatgcaaaaagccgttttgaaaaatcacttttagttcttgagaaataaatttttaaaataatcgacaattttctcgaagtttgcaattttcgccgattaagttttaaaaattcgtataaaatccacttcttggaatatgagtataaaaatttcccaaagtattaataaaagtgtcccctttccaatgaacaaccccgttttaaaaaataacttttagtttttgaaaaaacaatatttgaagttttgataacattttcgatgttgcaattttcatcgataactttcaaaattcgctataaaattgattacttgaaggatccttgtggaaatatcgccaattattaattaaagtatcgtctttttaatgcaaaaagccgttttgaaaaatcacttttagttcttgagaaataaatttttaaaataatcaagtttgcaattttcgccgattaagttttaaaaattcgtataaaatccacttcttggaatatgagtataaaaatttcccaaagtattaataaaagtgttctctttccaatgaaccaccccgttttgaaaattaacttttagtttttgagaaaacaatatttgaagttttgataacattttcgatgttgcaatttccatcgataactttcaaaattcgctataaaattgattacttgaaggatccttgtggaaatatcgccaattattaattaaagtattattataaacTTAATAATGTTCTTTTATTGAATTCAACGTATTCAGGGATAACGTTCTAATTCCAAATGAGGTTAATTTAACGTGATTATacagtaattattttaaatttaaataaataactgtTGTAATTATCCATATTACTAACCTTGTACCAagttacatttaaataaatgaatttccATCTTTGTcggttttaattgaattaaccacgccgtttattttattaattaaacaaatctccatttgatttaaattcatatttaatttaccACATAGACATTCAACtgaatataagtacgaaggctttcactatataactaacactagacctagaactagaaactttctggTTAAGAcatgcgttttttgaaaaaatgtttaacgtttcggatgccatgttgcaaccttctttaGAAAGTTAGTGTTAGGCtaatttaattctagttttagttcaattaatgaatatttatataatatttaaatagataaaacattttatttcattttatcttATTTACTGAATGAAGGCTTTAACTACACACAccaataaaatgtaaatttcaCTCCCCTTCAACACcccaaaaagtaattgaatCGGAGCATGCAGAAAGGGCACATGTCAATATTTGGATGAATTGACATTTAACGTAAAATGTGTTTTCTAATGACAGCCGCATCGGATTATGCATAAACGGCTCATGTCCGCATCCTATATGTGTTAGAATTATCGGGTATTGCTACTAAACGTTATGCATAAACGGCACATGTCAGTGACATGTTCCCTTTATGCATAACCTCTACATCTATTTCTTAGTTTGTTGTTGATACCATCGCAACTAACACGTGTAGACCCAAAATGGTGGACAATAGTGAAATGCGCggcaaaaaatgtaaaagtgATCCTACTAAATACGACCGtcatattagaaaaaaagcaAGGGTAGAAGGGACGTGTTATACAAGTTCCAAAGGTAAAAATATTCCTGCAAAGCAAGTAGGAGGCCCCCCTTGCAGGTAAGTTGTATAAAGGATTCTTTTATAACAGAAAATCTAACcttatattattttagttgTAGGTTAAAATGCTATGAGAAGTTTAGTGAAGATGATAAGTTGCAAATTTTCCAACGATTCTATTCTCTTCACACAAAAGACGAACAAGACATCTTTCTCCAGGGTCTTATTCAGGTATTAAATATAAAGCAGAGACGGCCTCGGCAAGGTGAGAAACACAAACCAAAATCAGTTAGTTTCaagttttatgtatttaaaggATCTGCTAAAACTGAAGTTTGTCTTAAAGCTTTCATGTCTTTACATGCAGTTACTCATAAGCGTGTTAGAAGAATCGAAAGTCTAGCTCAACAGGGCAAGTCACCTAGAGATTTACGTGGAAAACAACCAAGCGCAAATGCCTTTTCTGAAGAAGTCAGAGAATTAGTGCGAGACCACATTCAGTCTTTCCCTGTAAAACTAAGCCACTACTCTGGAACAGACAGGAAATATTTGGATAGGGATTTAACCATTTCTACTATGCATAAGctttttcaacaaaaacacCCAAATGTCGTGTTGAGTTTCTCTTTTTATAGAAGTTATTTTCGTGAAAATTTCAACTTTTCCTTCGGTAGACCCCAGGTTGATGTGTGTTCGACTTGCGAACTgctaaacaataaaataaaaaacaagaacCTAAATGATACTGCTAAGCGGACAGCAGTAGCTGAATTGATGGTCCACAAGCGACGAAGTAAGAAATTTTACTCAAAAGTAAAAAGTGAAACCGAGAATTGTGCAGATTCAGAAAATGTCTTGGCTTTGGCATTTGATTATATGCAAAATATTCAGTTGCCAAAGTCACCAGTTGGCGAAATTTTTTACTACCAACAGTTGACAGTATCGGTTTTTTGCATACATAATTTGAAGACCAACCAAGCTAGGATGTATATATACCATGAGGGACAGGCCAAAAAAACAGCAAATGAGATTTGTACATTTCTTACGGATTACCTAAAGGAATTCAAGAAATATCACAAGGAATTACATCTATTTAGTGATAACTGCTGGggccaaaataaaaaccatacTGTTATTCGAATGCTCCTGTCGCTAACAGATTGTAGTCTATTTGAAAAGATAATTCATTACTATCCTGTTAGGGGACATTCCTTTCTTCCCTGCGACAGAGACTTTGCTCTggtgaaaaagaatttaagaaaatatgacAGAATATCTACGGTTCATCAAATCACCGAACTTATTGTTAGCAGTAGTACTAAAAAGTATGATAAATTTTCCGTTAAAGAAGTAGACACTACAGATATAGTGGATTTTGCAAAATGGTGgccaaaattttataaaaaaacttgtattTCTGAACAATCAAAAAGACTATCACGCAATGAACgagttaactttaatattagcaaattttcatgtttcaaATATAACTGTGAATTGAAAGGTCAGGTTCAAACTTATGACTTTATTGATGGTTTGGTAACACATACATTTAATTTGTCGCGATCTGGGCTAAACATTGTGGGTTCTGGTCCATCCTTACCGTCTACCAAAGCGTACCCTAGTGGCAAAGTCCCTATAAAAGCCACGAAAATGGAGCATATCAGGAAATGTACTGCTTTTGTTGAAGAGGAACACAAGGATTTTTTCGACACTATTCTCCAATGGCCTACAACCAATTGTCAAGACCAAGAAGGCGACGAGTGAAAACTTGAAACatgttcttttttcttttagttataaataaaatgacgttcgaattatttaatttgtttttatttcacatAAAGGGCACATgtcactttattaaaaatgccttatgcaatttaaaaatacatttatacAGCTAATTATTTCGTTATAATGTTGGTAGATACCTATTGCAAGAAATCACGTAGGTTAAAATTACGAATTAAAGCTTGTTAACttaaaaaacagtttttttgatttctcaaaaaaatgtattttttgacATATGCCCTTTCTGCATACTTCGATTCAATTATTAACCACCCTAAAACACCAAGAACCTAATCCTTGAACGTTAATATACGCCATAAAGAcgtttaaatcgatttattaccactaaatcattttgaacataatttttatttaaacgcatagaaaaaatttattctttgcatcttgcaattttatttaattgttaaccgAAGGTTTCTTCCTATAACTTTTCTAAGGCCGTAAataatcgttttaaattaacctttTTTAGTGATATAATTGCATTTTGTGCACGGTGAAAGCAAGGTTACTTTGAAACGACgacgttaaaataaaattaatttgtagtATAGGCAACCAAACTTTCGTTTTTCTAACTTTGTTGATTTAAACGTGCTAATCGCCTATTTCTTTTTGCGACCATCTCACGTCTATCAGCTCTCGTTAATACTGGTGGTTTTTCTTCTACGACTTCCTCTTCAACGTTTTTATGAGGTTTGTCTTTAAAAGGTTCATCGGGGACGTTTCCTGCCATACAAGCTATTGTATAATTCCCAGCACCTGGGTCGTCAAAAATTAACAGCCCCGTTTCTTTGTTGGTCCACTTACAATATTCGAtttcgaacataacctaattggATCAAATAATTTGagttcataaattaatttcaacttACTTTCATCCCTAATTTTTTAGCCCGCCTTTGAATGGTGTGCGCTGTAAAGATCCCCATTACAACGGGAATATGGAGAGATCTGGCCGAATTAAAAGTGCATTTTAAGAAATCCGTCCCATAATCtgtaataaataagtataaagaaattaatgggtttaataaatgttgtgGAGAAATTACCGCAATGCCGATATTCAGGTTTGATACAAACGGtgtatattttcaaataaacgtCGCAATTAAacgattcaaaaatgtttactttTCGACTTAAAGTTCTCCTAATTTTCATACATTTTTCTTGCGCCTCGCCGTCTTTCATTATGGTGCCGCTAAAAACTCGGCCAAAATCGTCTTTATGAACAACTCTATTTAGACAACATCCAACAAGATCAGGAGGATCCAATgctaaaaacaattttattaataattttatatcgggaatttcatataatacgcaatatatgaatgaataattacgaaactactatgcacttgcattatcccacataaaatgcaacatagcttaatagtacgggcattgggtagttttgcaaaggaaacgttttgcttggaaaatgGTGACGTCCTATGATAACCATGAGTTTTTGGCCGtctaagagacgcacggctaaaccagaatgtttctgcTTCTAGGTCTtgttaacactagacctagaactagaaacatactctcaagatggctaaatccgaatgattctagttctaggtcttgaattagttctagtgatagtgtaaaactagaactaacattagacctagaattagaaacatttagacatgttgcattttaagtgaaattcactgtataataaaattatatactaTAATACTGATTAGATTTTAGAGTAAATTTACCATAATTAATTGCAACCAATGATGTAGTATCTCTCATTTGAAACATACACtgatccataaacgatttcttacTAACTTCGTCATCGCTCATTTCTGAGTTTTTCGTTAAAACGTCTTCTggtaaaaaatattcctaaaacaataaatttattttaatcctcctttttaatttttttttatcaaacttCGATCATTTCGAGAACTTCCGCGTAACGCTCctcttttaaatcaattatttttatatcatcctCTAATTCTCTCCATATAACAGGCGCGTACATGCGctcttttagaatttttaatttatcttcgATTACCTCTTCTTCTTTAACTTGGAGCATGCGCTCATTTTCCAATCTTAGTCTTAAACTCATTTTGCCTCaaagaaaaaacgatttttattttaattttaacaacaaaatggttaataaatgttttgacagaataaaattaaatcagttatgtcaaaataatttgaaataaaaaaaattattgaaagaaaacttcgtttattaattaattatccaGTTTGAGAACTTTCTTTAGCAGCAATCGTCGCTAATTCATTAATACAAGAATCGATATCAGATGCGGCTTTATCAGCGGtgtaatttttaacaacttcCGATTGAACCCAAtcgattaagtttttatgCAAAAGTTTCTTTTGAATGTACTGTATAGATAATTGATAATCCAAACGTTCCTTAACATCATCGTGAACTTGCAGCAATCGAGACCTATAAATACCTTCGAGTTGAAATTTGATGTTCTCTCGTTTCGCATTTAACAGTATCAATTGGCCATTGTTGCTAATTTGAAGTTTTTCGTCGTGTTTAATTAAATCCTCCCAATATTCGATTTCATCTTGTCGTTTTTTGATCCACATCGCTTCGTATTGATCAATTTCTTTGTCCAAGAACTTTGAAATGGTTGGACCTGCATATTTCGTTGCTACCGCGCAAAGTAACGACATTGAAAGTAATGCGTAATATTCATGTTCCAAAACGTATTTTTCTTTGCTGATTAAGTAACTACCGAAGGATAATAAGAAAATGTATGGCCCAGTTACCCCTGTTTTTGGGTAAAAAATATCGAACCATTCATCTGGTAAGAAACCCAAACGTACTTTTCCTTGTTCTTGTCTTATTGGGCGAGATTTTTCAATTACGTGAGGTGGATCATCTTTTCCACCGCTTTTTCCATCGGACTCAGCTTTTTTGGGGGTTTCTTTGCATTGTTCTAATTTTGGTTTTTGCTTAACCTCCTCTTTCTTCTCGCAGGGAGTTGTACAAAACGCGCGTTTATTACATTTAActcctatttttattaatttcgtgTTGTTACAAGGTcttattattgtttctattAAAAGGGTACACTTCGTTGAGATACCGTTTAAGAAAaccattgtattaaaattgtttgtcaAAATATGACagttcattaaattttacattttcattacGGTTTACTTTGATATGTTacagatttattattaaaatgtgttTATTTGTTGTATTCAAACATTTTGGTGGAGGCGCTGGCAAATAtcaatgaatttattattttaaattgactaCAACGATATTTCCTATTACAATTTATtcgaattaataaattatattgaagCTAAATTTAATCTGCTACtgaaagtttaatttaaatttaattaaattatttgcaTCTCTTTTCAAAGGTTTTTTAACTCGAAAATTGCCACTACACATACGTGGCCTAGAAAATAGGATGTAATGTAATTCAAGGGGTCATAAAATTTTAGGGGTTTAGCCTCCAAAGAAAAACTCGTCAACTCTAAGCTCGCGAGGTATCACAGAATCATAAAACGAGATCTAAAAGGATGTgtttcatattttataaagGTGTGTtctatttgaaatttatctaaaattaaatcttgTGTACAAGAGAAGGggataaaattttaagataaatttgGTTAGGTAGGGTTGGATAAATTAACGATTACAGTCTTAATTCGGTCTCAAGATAAAGTGCCTTGCGTCtctttaagaaataaaaaccaaaaagtcgTCTATTTTGAAGGTTTGAAGACttgatgtaaaataaaattcagaGTATCAACAATTGGGTTGagatgggttgggttgatCATAAAGATGGTAGATTGTTGTAGCAACTGTAGATTCATCTTTGCCATGAAGACAGATTCTGCACTCATTGCACCCACTGTTCAATTAATGGCTCCTTGAACTGAAGCAAGTCTATGTCTCTTATAACGAAGTTCTTTAGCTCTTTTTCTTATGACCAAATTCTGTAGCTGGACAGCAAGCTGTTGCCCTTACCTTCGTCGACCAGTGAAAACTGTTTCTGACTGTGGTGTTATTCCTTGAGCTTCCTAATGACGGATTTGAAACATTTGATCTCTCAATCCATAAATCCTGACCAGGACTCCAATTCAATCTTCAGCGACGCAAAATAGTACGGGCTCTGATCATGACAAAGCTATCTTCTTTTGCTATTGTTTTTACAGCCACTTGTAAAGTCTTGCCCCATCATGTTAATTTAGTCAATTCTCGAGCAATGTTATTATCACACAGCTCCTCGATATTTCTTATTCAGTATTACGGACTACTGTCCTTTAGGAAGGCCTGTGTAGTGCTAAGATaagtttaaaacttattaGAAATATGTTTATTAAGTGTATAATTTTCGATTCAGTTATTTCAATGTAATTACAATGTGACAGCCATCAacatacttttttaaattattgacTTAAGTcagttaaatttttgttattttggattgattaaaattgattgtgAAAAATGAGTAGCCACTACCAAATTTGTATTGATAAATTAACACGGTGTAATTACGTAAACGTTGACgatgaagatgaaaaattacaaaatctaaAAGAACGACTTGTCGCGCCTATAGTTTGGTGTCGATTATCATCAGGATATAAGATTGTGGATTTAACAAGTCAGTTATATTTACCCACATTAGAATTAATGaaggtaaaaaattataaaacaaaaatcggTACTTATAATAGAACTAAATCCATCTATGTTGGCATTAACATAGATATTAAATTTCGCGCAACGATTTACCGACCACAGGCAATTTGCAATAACTCTTTAGTCACTGACAACCTATACTCAATAATAACAGTATTGAGTACGTccttcataaatttattacacGGTGCGTAACCGTAAAGTTCTCTTCaatctaatataaataactgGAACGTACCTAacaattgtttattatgaattacTTATTGAACGTATCGtataatttgattatttttccaGAAATATTACATGTGCCAAGATGTACTGTGTAAATCGTCTGGGTTATTAAACGATTACATGAGCAGAAGATCTTATTACAACGCGTGTTTATTACAAATGAAAGATACGAATTCTTTAGCCGTAATCGACGAAGCTGAAAATAAAGATGAATTGGCAGGAATATGTTTATTAAGAGCtgtaaaaaaagttgattttggAAGAGTATTTAGCAGAACAATTCTTCAACAGGGCCACTCATACAATCTATGCACCGACATAAAAACAGCTTTAAACAGGCAAGTCGATATTTACGCCGATTACGATtgcgaaatatttttaagactCTATTGTGTGTGTATGAATCCGTACTATAGAGGGAAAGGTTTGGGATTTGCTTTAATGAGAACCACGATTCAAGTTGCTAGGTCGTTGAAAATTCCAATAATAATGGGCATTTTTGACTCTTATCAAATGCAACAGAACGCCCTCAAACTGGGATTTTCCGTGGTAACGGAAATTCAATATTCCGATTGGAAAGACGACACGGGAAATGTTATATTCCAGGATATCGGCGAAAGAAACGAAACCATCGCATTAATGATTGCTAAAATCATACCTGAATTGTACCCTGACTACATAACCGGAAATTTCCCCGAACCACCTAAAGAAGAACctaaaaaaggtaaaaaagataagaaaggtaaaaaagataagaaaggaaaaaaataaaaatgattacatCGATTTATATCTAATTATGAATGtctatgtttaataaaaatgggtaaaatggttaaaaaagtttatcaaTACAAATGTCGCCATCGGCGTCAGTTAGCAAATTGATGCGAAAACGTAGTCCGCAAATCGTCCCGGGCTTTGGT contains the following coding sequences:
- the LOC111428045 gene encoding V-type proton ATPase subunit d-like, with the translated sequence MGNCLFNADHGYLDGLCRGLKNGILKRADYNNLVQCETIDDLKIHLQGTDYGNFLANEPSPIAVSTLDQKLRERLAIEFHHLRSHSVQPLSHFLDFITYGYMIDNIVLLITGTLHQRHISELIPKCHPLGGFEQMEAIHVATTPAELYNAVLVDTPLGPFFVDCITEHDMDEMNVEIIRNTLYKAYLEAFYKLCKDIGGITADCMCEILAFEADRRSIIITINSFGTELSKDDRAKLYPRCGKMNPDGLNELIKAEDYEQVKAIAQFYNEYDHIFEGTGNNLGDKTLEDNFFEHEVRLHLCCFMRQFHFGVFYSYVKLKEQECRNIVWIAECIAQKHRSTIEHYIPIL
- the LOC139430007 gene encoding uncharacterized protein, whose product is MVDNSEMRGKKCKSDPTKYDRHIRKKARVEGTCYTSSKGKNIPAKQVGGPPCSCRLKCYEKFSEDDKLQIFQRFYSLHTKDEQDIFLQGLIQVLNIKQRRPRQGEKHKPKSVSFKFYVFKGSAKTEVCLKAFMSLHAVTHKRVRRIESLAQQGKSPRDLRGKQPSANAFSEEVRELVRDHIQSFPVKLSHYSGTDRKYLDRDLTISTMHKLFQQKHPNVVLSFSFYRSYFRENFNFSFGRPQVDVCSTCELLNNKIKNKNLNDTAKRTAVAELMVHKRRSKKFYSKVKSETENCADSENVLALAFDYMQNIQLPKSPVGEIFYYQQLTVSVFCIHNLKTNQARMYIYHEGQAKKTANEICTFLTDYLKEFKKYHKELHLFSDNCWGQNKNHTVIRMLLSLTDCSLFEKIIHYYPVRGHSFLPCDRDFALVKKNLRKYDRISTVHQITELIVSSSTKKYDKFSVKEVDTTDIVDFAKWWPKFYKKTCISEQSKRLSRNERVNFNISKFSCFKYNCELKGQVQTYDFIDGLVTHTFNLSRSGLNIVGSGPSLPSTKAYPSGKVPIKATKMEHIRKCTAFVEEEHKDFFDTILQWPTTNCQDQEGDE
- the LOC139430008 gene encoding ATP synthase subunit b, mitochondrial-like; the encoded protein is MNCHILTNNFNTMVFLNGISTKCTLLIETIIRPCNNTKLIKIGVKCNKRAFCTTPCEKKEEVKQKPKLEQCKETPKKAESDGKSGGKDDPPHVIEKSRPIRQEQGKVRLGFLPDEWFDIFYPKTGVTGPYIFLLSFGSYLISKEKYVLEHEYYALLSMSLLCAVATKYAGPTISKFLDKEIDQYEAMWIKKRQDEIEYWEDLIKHDEKLQISNNGQLILLNAKRENIKFQLEGIYRSRLLQVHDDVKERLDYQLSIQYIQKKLLHKNLIDWVQSEVVKNYTADKAASDIDSCINELATIAAKESSQTG
- the LOC111428035 gene encoding uncharacterized protein, coding for MSSHYQICIDKLTRCNYVNVDDEDEKLQNLKERLVAPIVWCRLSSGYKIVDLTSQLYLPTLELMKKYYMCQDVLCKSSGLLNDYMSRRSYYNACLLQMKDTNSLAVIDEAENKDELAGICLLRAVKKVDFGRVFSRTILQQGHSYNLCTDIKTALNRQVDIYADYDCEIFLRLYCVCMNPYYRGKGLGFALMRTTIQVARSLKIPIIMGIFDSYQMQQNALKLGFSVVTEIQYSDWKDDTGNVIFQDIGERNETIALMIAKIIPELYPDYITGNFPEPPKEEPKKGKKDKKGKKDKKGKK